In a genomic window of bacterium BMS3Abin08:
- a CDS encoding DRTGG domain protein, translating into MKLGSIAERRGFRFITEFRNEDVEVMGGYVGDLLSDVMANAEEGNIWITLQTHVNIVAVAALKGISGVVIVNGRRPGTDTINKADTERIPLMITDLSAFEAAGRLYRMLDAENLQD; encoded by the coding sequence ATGAAACTTGGATCAATTGCCGAAAGACGCGGGTTCAGGTTCATTACTGAATTCAGGAATGAGGATGTCGAAGTTATGGGAGGATATGTCGGTGATCTTTTGAGTGATGTTATGGCAAATGCTGAAGAAGGGAACATCTGGATTACCCTCCAGACACATGTGAATATAGTGGCTGTGGCGGCGCTGAAGGGGATATCAGGTGTCGTGATCGTCAATGGAAGGAGACCTGGGACAGACACAATAAATAAAGCCGACACCGAGCGCATTCCCTTGATGATAACCGACCTGTCTGCCTTTGAGGCTGCCGGCAGACTCTATCGGATGCTCGATGCTGAAAACCTTCAGGACTGA